Below is a genomic region from Fragaria vesca subsp. vesca unplaced genomic scaffold, FraVesHawaii_1.0 scf0510047, whole genome shotgun sequence.
CCCTAGGTAGCTTTCTGCACCTTGGAGCCATGACCACTGGGACCAGTACCACCATGACCACTTGGGCCAGCACCACCATCTCTACGCCATACATGTGGAGGGCCTCCACGGCCCTTTCCACGACCCTCATGTCCCTTTCCACGTGGTGCATTGTTCTCATGTGAGTAGGGATCAACACGTCCAACCCCCTTTCCTTTGGGGTTCTTTCCACCTCTCACCTTGCCATAGTTAGTTTCAGGAATTTTCTTTGTCCCAACAGGCCTAGTGTTGTTGTTCACGAGAACCTCACTATGCCTTTCAGCCATTTGCAGTAGGTTGATCAGCTTATTGAAAGTTGTGATTCTCTTGTTGTCATACTCTAACCTATACTGGTTCGCTAGTATTAGTGATGAAGTAGGAAATGTGGAAAGTGTCTTTTGGATCATATCATCTTCTGTGAGTTCTTTCCCACAGAAGTTGAGACGTGCCTTTAAGCGCAGCATGTCCTTGTTGAAGTCATTGACCCTTTTATAATCAAGCAAGCGGATTTCATTCCACTG
It encodes:
- the LOC101300013 gene encoding uncharacterized protein LOC101300013; translated protein: MVDSTRPEFDILDSEGIEYHCWVSDVETTFVGKDYTSTIKTPTDPKDAGPSDKDALKGRFGNIHDTLLPELTVQWNEIRLLDYKRVNDFNKDMLRLKARLNFCGKELTEDDMIQKTLSTFPTSSLILANQYRLEYDNKRITTFNKLINLLQMAERHSEVLVNNNTRPVGTKKIPETNYGKVRGGKNPKGKGVGRVDPYSHENNAPRGKGHEGRGKGRGGPPHVWRRDGGAGPSGHGGTGPSGHGSK